The window CAGCGCCGCCACTGCGAAAAAACAGGGAGCCAAAGTCATGCGCATCGCCGAACAGGCATCCCTCACGGCCGTCGCCGGTTTCGCCGCTCAACTGCCGCGCTGGCCCGGCAAGTTCTTGCAATCGTTCAGCCTGTTCGACCGTCACTACCGCACCGATAGCCACGTGCTGGCCGCCCTCGGCAGCGACCGACTGGAAGGCGTGCGCCTGCAACAACAAGGCAGGATCGTCGAACTGGAATGTGATCGCCTGGCCTGCGGTTTCGGCCTGATCCCCAATACGCAGTTGGGTCAGGCGCTGGGTTGTACCGTCGAAAAACAGGCGCTGTCGGTGGATGCGTGGCAGGCCAGCAGCCGCGCCGATCACTTCGCCGCGGGCGAATGCACCGGGTTCGGCGGCAGTGAACTGGCTCTGGTGGAAGGCAGCATTGCCGGTCACGCGGCGGTCGGCGATTCGCAAGCGGCGCGCCGGTGGTGGCCGCAACGGGCACGCTGGCAGGGTTTCGCCAAGGTATTGAATCAGGCCTTCGCCCTCGACCCGCGACTCAAGTCGCTGGCCCGCCCCGACACCCTGGTCTGCCGTTGCGAAGACGTGCCTTACGCGGCATTGGCCGGCCATGCCGACTGGCGCGAAGCCAAGCTCGCCAGCCGCTGCGGCATGGGCGCCTGTCAGGGGCGCGTGTGCGGTGGCGCGACGCAGCACCTGTTCGGCTGGCAACCCTCGGCACCGCGCCCACCGTATAGTCCGGCGCGAATCGAAACCTTGATGAGCCTCGACGACACCCCGCCAGCGTGACGAGCGCGGCGGGGGTTTCGGCGATGCAGCCAAGTCACTATGATCCCGAGGGTCACCCTCAGACCTGCGGCGCCATGTATCCCTCGCTCACTTCTTTCAAGCCATGCGATTTGCCGACGCTGCTAAGCAGTCTGCAACCGATTGCGCCGCTACTCGACACCCTGTCGGACGTGGTGTTTTTCATCAAGGACGTTGATGCCCGCTACGCCTTCGTCAACCAGACCCTGGCCCGGCGCTGCGGTTTCAAACAGAGTGCCGAACTGCTCGGACGCACCGCCGAAATGGTCTTCCCGGAACGCTTCGGCCCGCTGTACACCGAGCAGGACCGACGCGTGCTGGCCAGCGGGCGGGAACTGTCCGATCAACTGGAACTGCACCTGTATTACGGCAATCAGCCGATCT of the Pseudomonas sp. MAG733B genome contains:
- a CDS encoding FAD/NAD(P)-binding oxidoreductase, translated to MNQYADLLIIGAGPAGMAAAIAAAPSGARIVMLDDNPLPGGQIWRDGPQASVPDQARHLRERLASYSNIHHHPGTRVIANPAPKQLLVEDDENGWLIRYDKLILCTGARELLLPFPGWTLPGVTGAGGLQALIKAGLPVQNERVVIAGSGPLLLASAATAKKQGAKVMRIAEQASLTAVAGFAAQLPRWPGKFLQSFSLFDRHYRTDSHVLAALGSDRLEGVRLQQQGRIVELECDRLACGFGLIPNTQLGQALGCTVEKQALSVDAWQASSRADHFAAGECTGFGGSELALVEGSIAGHAAVGDSQAARRWWPQRARWQGFAKVLNQAFALDPRLKSLARPDTLVCRCEDVPYAALAGHADWREAKLASRCGMGACQGRVCGGATQHLFGWQPSAPRPPYSPARIETLMSLDDTPPA